Below is a window of Desmonostoc muscorum LEGE 12446 DNA.
CATGAAGGAGCCATAGAAAAAGGGGTCACCTTCACATAGCACTACGACATCTCGACCTGCTGCTAAATGAGCGGCGATTGGTTCAACTTCTTTATCGTAAATTGACTTGGCTTTTTCTGGTTCCAAAGCGCGGGGGAGATGATATGACACCTCGATTTGATCCCCAGGTAGATATTGCGCGACGATCGCTCTGGCAATACTCTCTTTATCTGTGGCTGATTGATAGGCTACCACAGGAGCCGCACGTAATAGCCGCAGTGCCTTCAGAGTCAATAATTCTGGATCGCCTGGGCCGACACCAATTCCATAAAGACGACCTTTGTTACTCATTATTCTTCCTCCGTTGCCAAGGCGTTAACTGCGGCGGCGGCGATCGCACTACCACCGCGCCGACCATGTAATGTTAAAAATGGTACATTTCTGCTGTCTGCTGCCAATGCGGCTTTCGATTCCGCTGCACCGACAAACCCCACTGGAAAGCCTAATATTATAGCAGGCTTCGGCGCTCCTTCGTCGAGCATTTCTAATAGCCTAAATAGGGCGGTGGGGGCATTGCCAATTGCTACTACTGATCCTTCAAGGTGCGATCGCCATAATTCTAAAGCTGCTGCGGATCTTGTAGTATCAAGACTTTTGGCAATATCTGGCACTTCAGGATTGTTGAGGGTACAGATAACTTGATTGTTTGCAGATAAGCGTCGCCTGGTTACGCCATCAGCAACCATCCGGCAATCACAGAGAATGGTTGCTCCTGCTGCTAATGCTGCCCTTGCGGATTGTACTGCTGTTGGTGAATATCCCAAGTCAGTGACGATATCCGTCATTCCACAGGCATGAATGAGACGTACAGCAACTTTTGCTACATCTGGTGGCAGCACATCTAGGTTGGCTTCTGACCGGATGATGGCAAAGGAATTGCGGTAAATTTCGTTGGCGTCTCGGATGTAGTCGGGCATTGAATTTTGGATTTTAGATTTGGGATTTTGAATTGAGTTGTTAATGGAGATGGATACTTTTTGTCACTACAAGAACATCTATTTAATTAACCGCAGAGGCGCAGAGAACACAGAGGAAGAGAAACAGAGAAATTGGGTAATCTTCCACTGTGAAGGGAGTCATCAATTATGTAACTGAGGAAGTGGATATCGATTGGCAAATTCTTGAAAGGACTCATGGGAGTTTTGGCGTTTAATTTTATACATTTGTAGGATTTGTTCTATTAATCCAGGTAGTTCGGCAAAGGTGACATATTGGTATACTTCTCTACCGAATTTCTGGGTGCTGTTGCTGTCACCGAGATGAACGTGATAGGCTTCTACTGTTTCATTGTCTGCCTCAACGTTGACACCAAGTAAGGTGATGTCACTTTTGCTATGCTGGGCGCAGGATTTTTGGCAGCCAGTAAAGTGGATATTAATTGGGTGTTCTAGAGTCACGCGAGTTTCAAGATATTCTGCCAATGCCAAGGCGTGACTTTTGGTGTCTGTGGCAGAAGCGGCACAACCTTTGTTACCGGAACAGGCTACTAACGCACTCTTGGTGTTGGTTGGTGAGGAATCTAATTCTAAGAGAGTAATTTCATTTTGGACATTGGTAAGTCGTTCTTGAGGAATATCTGTTAACAGCAAATTCTGCCAGGGGGTTAACCTGAGAGTTCCATTGCCATATTTTGCTGCTAAATCTGCTAAACCCCGCATTTGTCTACTCTCTACTCGTCCAAGAGGTAAGACGACACCAATATAAAATAATCCTTTCTGGCGTTGGGGATGGATGCCAATATGCTGATAGTTAGTATCTATTTTCTCTGCAACTGGGCATGTTTCACTGTGGGAGATAGGAAAAGGTAGACGTTGCTGAACTTCCTGAAGATAATTTTCACAACCCAAAGTATTTAATAAATCTCTCAAACGTAGCCGACGTTTATCATTAATATTAGTGTGATTGAGATAGACATCTGTCAAAGCTGCCAAGACGGGTAAACAATGATCTGGTGGTAACAAAATTTTCACATCGCTGGGTGGTTGTCCTTTCGCGCCTGCACTAAGATGGAGGCGAAAGTAAACATCACCATTAACTAAGACAGCAGCAAATAGGATATCATTTAGGCGATCGCGCACTTGAACTGTCCCACCGCCATCAAAGCAAACACTAAATTTTGCCGAAAGTCCCGATAACGCCGGATGTGCAGCAAGATAATTATCCCATGCTTGGACAAAAGGACGAGTGTCAATTAATTCTTGGCGATCGATACCAGCAGTTGGGCTAGTCATAATATTTCGGATGTGGTCTACATCGGTATTACGAGAACCGAGTCCCATATCCTGTAACTGTTTGAGAACTTGAGAATTGATCGGAGTGCGAATTTCGCGGATTTGCAAATTAGCTCGATTAGTCACATCTACATAGCCGCCGCCGTGGTGGTCTGCTATATCTGCGATCGCGCGGCACTGTTGACTATTAATAATCCCACCAGGGATTCTCATGCGAGATAGTATACCATCCTCAGCGGGTGTAGCATAAAACAAGCCAGGACAAGTGGCAAATCCAGAAGGCAAATTTAGAACTCCTTCCCCGTGCAACGCAGGGAGTAGACGGTGATTGTGTCTTGAGGACATCCTGAGAGTTGGCATTCTGACTTAGGCAATCCCATCACAGTTGCGGCACAGTCCCGGAATTTCACCGGAGTTTCCCAACCCCAAGTTTTATTGACACACTCCCTCGTTTTCTAAACGAGGGATTCTGGGGTCAAACAATGATTGCAGGTACAACCCGTCTTATATCATCTAGCCCAATGGACAATGCCCTGCCCACTTAATTGAATCATACCATCACCGAATAAATTCGGTTACTCGCTTATATCCCCTGCATGAATGACAGGGGCTTTACGCATCACGAGTCGTAATTTAGCATGATAAGGCTGTCAGTAAATTGAAGACTTTATAATTTTGCATTAACGTGGGTGGGGAATAGGGAGTGGGGAGTAGGGAATCAGGCTTTTCGAGGTGAGGACGAGTTTTTTCACGCAATTAAATATAGCGCTTCTCACTTGGGTAAAATATGCCCGTTCGTAGGGGCGCACAGCTGTGCGCCCCTACAGCGTATTGCATCCAAACGAGAATCGCTATAGGAGTCGCAAAAGCTACTTTTGAAAAGGAGCTAGGCACAGAGACTATTGTCATTCTGAATTCTGACTCCTGAATTCTGCTATTGAGATATGGCGGCTCGTAAGCTGTAACTACCGGATTCCCCAGCTTCAAAAGTGTTAGCCAAGAGATAATAGATACCATCTTCTGGTAAAGTAATAGTCAATCGAGCATTAAAATCCTTTGGGGAAATGTCATCATTTGCCGCTATTAGCTTTTCTTTAGCGGGAAGCAGCAAGTACAAATGAGGATCTATTTGCTGACTATCCATCTCAATCGTTAGCCGTTGACCTGCTTTACCTTCAAATACATAAGTGTGAAAATAGCTGTTGTTTGGTAAAGTGCGATCGCCATTTTTTAAACTTGCTTCTAAAACTTGACCATTCAAAGGTAAATCCGTCTCTTGACTATTACGAGGTTGTTGACGCTCACTTGCTAACTGAGCATTACCTTGTTCCACAGCTACCAGAAAAGGCTGAATTAATTCAGTAGGAATTGCCAAACTAATACCAATAAATCTTTTAACTTCCGTATCATTAAAAATAGCACTATTTACACCAATTACTTGCCCATTAGAATTGAGCAGTGGCCCTCCAGAATTACCAGGATTCACAGCTGCATCATGTTGAATTAAACCTAATTTTTTATCAATGCGACTGATAATCCCATAAGTCAAAGTATTTTGTAATTCCAGACTTAGGGGAGTACCAATAGCATAGACAGATTGACCGACTCGTGCAGAACCAGGTGAAGCCAAACGCAGGTATGGTAGATTTTTTTGATTGCGAATCTTGAGTGCAGCTAAATCCAAACCCTCAGGTGCAAAACCAACCACATCAGCTAAGACTTGTTTCCCATCAGCCAATACTACTGCAACAGTTTTAGAACTATCTTGGACAACGTGAGCATTAGTTAAAAGCAGACCATCTGCACTGACAATAAAACCACTACCATGTCCGAAAGTCGTGGCGATCGCCACTACAGATTGACTAGCTTTTTCATATATCTGAATTCGTTTTTGTTCTTCAGAATTGTCTGCTATAATAACACTTGATTTGACTTGTTTAGTTTTTTCACCTAGTAAATTTTGCTCACCAATATCAGAATTTTTAGCAATAGCAGTTAATTGAAAACCAAACAAACTACTAACAAAAATTCCCCCAATCACAAATGTTAAAACTTTCTTGTTCATTTTCCAACCATCCTTAATAAATAAAATAACCATAACTTTACTGATAATACTGCTACAAAAACTCTTCCTCTTTTCCTCTCTGCGCCTCTGCGCCTCTGCGTGAGACATAAAATATTGAACTAATCAACATCTTATTCCAATTCCCCAAACCACTCCGAATTTGAGAAAAAATTCACCAATGCTAGATATTACACTATTTTAGTGAAGTTTTTTTCAACACTATCAGCTTTGCTAAACTGCCTATTACTGTTATTAGTTTGTTCGGCTGTTTTGTTCTCAATTGTGTCAAAAAATGTTAATCTGCTAGAAACACAAACTACTACTTTGTTCGCCATGCTTGTATACTAGGATGAGAAAACAGTTTTTGTGCTTCAGCAACCAAGCGCGTCCCCCAAAGATTTTCTTTGAGAACTTCGACATCAGCAAAGGTTTTATCTAAATGCAGGGCTGCTTGTGCCATATTTAGAGCTTTTTGTTGCTCACCTTTGGCATATAAAGCAACGGCTAATGCCATTTGTGGTTCTGCTACACTGCTGTTAATTTGCACTGCTTTTTGCCATTGCCCAATTGCCCCTTCAATATCTCGATTTTCGTATTTGATGTAGCCAATATTGATGATAGCTGCTATAAATTTTCCATCTTTAGCAAGCGCTTGGTTGTATTCTGATAGTGCGGCGTTATCATTTCCTTGTTTTTGATAGACAACACCCCGTGAAAAGTAGGTGTTGGCATTATCAGGCTGAAGTTTAATCGCTTGACTATAATCAGCTAATGCTCCTTGATAATCTTTCAACTGAAAATGGACACCCCCCCGTGCAAAATAGGCGTTAGCATTATCCGGTTGGAGTTTAATACCTTGATTGTAATCTGCTAGTGCTGCTTGGTAATTCTTCAACTGAAAGTTGTAAACATCACCCCGCGCCAAATAAGGGTTAGCATTATCAGGCCGAAGTTTAATTGCTTGATTGTAATCAGCAACAGCTAAATCCCATTTTTGCTGCTTATAGTAAACATCTCCCCGATTGTTGTAAGCATCAGCCAATTGAGGATTAATCGCAATGGCTTTGGTATAATCAGCAATAGCTAAATCCCATTTTTTCTGCTCATAGTAAACAT
It encodes the following:
- a CDS encoding precorrin-8X methylmutase, which translates into the protein MPDYIRDANEIYRNSFAIIRSEANLDVLPPDVAKVAVRLIHACGMTDIVTDLGYSPTAVQSARAALAAGATILCDCRMVADGVTRRRLSANNQVICTLNNPEVPDIAKSLDTTRSAAALELWRSHLEGSVVAIGNAPTALFRLLEMLDEGAPKPAIILGFPVGFVGAAESKAALAADSRNVPFLTLHGRRGGSAIAAAAVNALATEEE
- the cobG gene encoding precorrin-3B synthase — its product is MSSRHNHRLLPALHGEGVLNLPSGFATCPGLFYATPAEDGILSRMRIPGGIINSQQCRAIADIADHHGGGYVDVTNRANLQIREIRTPINSQVLKQLQDMGLGSRNTDVDHIRNIMTSPTAGIDRQELIDTRPFVQAWDNYLAAHPALSGLSAKFSVCFDGGGTVQVRDRLNDILFAAVLVNGDVYFRLHLSAGAKGQPPSDVKILLPPDHCLPVLAALTDVYLNHTNINDKRRLRLRDLLNTLGCENYLQEVQQRLPFPISHSETCPVAEKIDTNYQHIGIHPQRQKGLFYIGVVLPLGRVESRQMRGLADLAAKYGNGTLRLTPWQNLLLTDIPQERLTNVQNEITLLELDSSPTNTKSALVACSGNKGCAASATDTKSHALALAEYLETRVTLEHPINIHFTGCQKSCAQHSKSDITLLGVNVEADNETVEAYHVHLGDSNSTQKFGREVYQYVTFAELPGLIEQILQMYKIKRQNSHESFQEFANRYPLPQLHN
- a CDS encoding trypsin-like peptidase domain-containing protein, which gives rise to MNKKVLTFVIGGIFVSSLFGFQLTAIAKNSDIGEQNLLGEKTKQVKSSVIIADNSEEQKRIQIYEKASQSVVAIATTFGHGSGFIVSADGLLLTNAHVVQDSSKTVAVVLADGKQVLADVVGFAPEGLDLAALKIRNQKNLPYLRLASPGSARVGQSVYAIGTPLSLELQNTLTYGIISRIDKKLGLIQHDAAVNPGNSGGPLLNSNGQVIGVNSAIFNDTEVKRFIGISLAIPTELIQPFLVAVEQGNAQLASERQQPRNSQETDLPLNGQVLEASLKNGDRTLPNNSYFHTYVFEGKAGQRLTIEMDSQQIDPHLYLLLPAKEKLIAANDDISPKDFNARLTITLPEDGIYYLLANTFEAGESGSYSLRAAISQ